One genomic window of Leptolyngbyaceae cyanobacterium includes the following:
- the nth gene encoding endonuclease III — MTDPTVADEQKALEILNRLKPLYSNATCPLNYETPLQLLLAVMMAAQCTDDRVNQVTKELFKRFPDASAIAQADPEEIESMLRSLSLYRNKAKNIQAASRILLEKFNGEVPQSIDELVMLPGVARKTATMVLYYAYGINAGVTVDTHVKRLSERLGLSKQTDIDKIEKDLIRLLPNSEWGNCFVCLTFHGRSVCSAKKPACSRCTIADLCPNAGKNT; from the coding sequence ATGACCGATCCTACTGTTGCTGATGAGCAAAAAGCCTTAGAAATTCTCAATCGTCTAAAACCTTTATATTCAAATGCGACTTGTCCGCTCAACTACGAAACACCGCTACAATTGTTATTAGCCGTGATGATGGCGGCGCAATGCACGGACGATCGCGTTAACCAAGTCACCAAAGAATTATTTAAGCGTTTTCCCGATGCCTCTGCGATCGCACAAGCAGATCCCGAAGAAATAGAGAGTATGTTGCGATCGCTCAGCCTTTATCGTAACAAAGCCAAGAACATCCAAGCGGCTTCTCGCATCTTACTAGAAAAATTCAACGGTGAAGTACCCCAAAGTATTGATGAGTTAGTTATGCTACCAGGGGTTGCCCGTAAAACTGCTACAATGGTACTGTATTACGCCTATGGAATTAATGCAGGCGTAACAGTTGATACCCATGTCAAACGACTCAGCGAACGATTGGGACTGAGCAAGCAAACCGATATTGACAAAATCGAGAAAGACTTAATCCGGCTTCTGCCAAATTCTGAATGGGGAAATTGCTTTGTTTGCTTAACATTTCACGGACGATCGGTTTGCTCTGCCAAAAAACCTGCTTGTAGCAGATGTACGATCGCAGATCTCTGCCCTAATGCAGGTAAAAATACTTAA
- the secG gene encoding preprotein translocase subunit SecG — translation MTVVKIVEIIWALSAFALIVLVLLHSPKGDGIGAIGGQAQLFSSAKSAETTLNRITWALTVVFMGLTVVLSAGWLPS, via the coding sequence ATGACTGTCGTCAAAATCGTAGAAATTATTTGGGCATTATCTGCTTTTGCTTTGATCGTGTTAGTGTTGCTGCACAGTCCCAAAGGAGATGGCATTGGCGCTATTGGGGGTCAAGCTCAGTTATTCAGCAGCGCTAAAAGTGCAGAAACTACCCTCAATCGCATTACCTGGGCGCTGACGGTGGTTTTTATGGGCTTGACGGTTGTTTTAAGCGCTGGTTGGTTACCTAGTTAA
- a CDS encoding peptidase → MRQVWEKKPIGKSGFRQIIALAICTCLLVLAVGTSRTMPNALPPLQPHPLPLTLAQWQDSTSSGDYFDQVKPTQVGYLVWSEFPVKVYVQPEEGEENSNYDRSRKWVAAVLQAVREWNVYLPLEVVQNSDTADIKILRSRPPLRPNFNPDTGRIELPRVRAAETRYEFYLRKSSNSATVLSQRFNIYLGDNQAPDYILPSIRHELGHALGIWGHSPLQTDALYFSQVSHPPPISARDINTLKLIYQQQTRLGWTIQND, encoded by the coding sequence ATGCGCCAAGTTTGGGAAAAAAAGCCGATCGGCAAATCTGGTTTTCGCCAGATAATAGCCTTAGCTATTTGTACCTGCCTGTTGGTTTTGGCTGTAGGCACATCAAGGACAATGCCAAATGCACTGCCTCCACTACAGCCACATCCTCTACCACTAACGTTAGCTCAATGGCAAGATTCAACTAGTAGTGGTGATTATTTCGACCAAGTGAAGCCGACACAAGTCGGCTATTTAGTTTGGTCTGAATTTCCAGTTAAGGTATATGTTCAACCAGAAGAAGGGGAAGAAAATAGTAACTACGATCGATCGCGAAAATGGGTAGCAGCAGTTCTACAAGCAGTCCGAGAATGGAACGTTTATTTGCCTTTAGAAGTAGTACAGAATTCCGATACTGCTGATATCAAAATTTTGCGATCGCGTCCTCCCCTCCGACCGAATTTCAACCCTGATACAGGTCGCATAGAGTTGCCTCGCGTCAGAGCAGCCGAAACTCGCTACGAATTTTATCTTCGCAAATCATCAAACTCAGCTACAGTTTTATCACAAAGATTTAACATTTACCTGGGCGATAACCAAGCACCAGATTACATCCTCCCCAGCATTCGCCACGAACTCGGTCACGCCCTTGGTATTTGGGGTCACAGTCCTCTTCAAACCGATGCCTTATACTTTTCTCAAGTTAGTCATCCGCCACCAATCTCAGCCAGAGATATTAATACTTTAAAACTCATTTATCAACAGCAAACCCGCTTGGGATGGACAATACAAAACGATTAA
- the gpmI gene encoding 2,3-bisphosphoglycerate-independent phosphoglycerate mutase gives MAQAPVSPVVLIILDGWGYREETDGNAIAVAKTPVMNSLWKAYPHTLLRTSGKAVGLPEGQMGNSEVGHLNIGAGRVVPQELVRISDAVEDGTLLSNPALVKVCQEVQSRGSKLHLMGLCSEGGVHSHLNHLLGLLDLAKAQQVSQVCVHAITDGRDTNPKDGVEAIKQIQNHIDQIGLGSIVTISGRYYAMDRDRRWDRVKQAYDIMTQDGSGDGRSAAEVMLASYEEGVTDEFIIPIRIAPGAVESGDGVIFFNFRPDRAREICSAFVNPNFDGFERLQISHLSFATFTQYDPELPVLVAFEPQNLSNLLGQVIADRGLKQFRTAETEKYAHVTYFFNGGLEEPFPGEDRELVQSPMVATYDKAPAMSAQAVTDVAIRAIEKQIYSLVVINYANPDMVGHTGKMEATVQALETVDTCLGGLIESINKAGGTAIIIADHGNAEYMWDEQGNPWTAHTTNPVPFILVEGEGLKIAGHGAEVNLRNDGRLADVAPTILEILKLPQPAEMTGQSMIVPAQLQVKPNRTPVRVS, from the coding sequence ATGGCTCAAGCGCCCGTCTCTCCAGTGGTGCTAATCATCCTAGATGGCTGGGGATATCGCGAAGAAACCGATGGTAATGCCATTGCCGTTGCCAAAACACCGGTGATGAATAGTTTGTGGAAAGCCTATCCCCACACCCTGCTTCGCACATCTGGAAAAGCAGTGGGATTGCCAGAAGGACAAATGGGCAACTCGGAAGTGGGCCACCTGAATATTGGAGCCGGACGGGTTGTACCCCAAGAGTTAGTTCGGATTTCTGATGCTGTAGAAGATGGCACTTTGTTGAGCAACCCAGCATTAGTAAAAGTTTGTCAAGAAGTGCAAAGTCGAGGTAGCAAACTTCATCTGATGGGATTGTGTTCCGAAGGAGGAGTGCATTCCCATTTAAATCATTTGTTAGGTTTGCTAGATTTAGCGAAAGCACAACAAGTTTCCCAAGTTTGCGTTCATGCCATTACCGATGGTCGCGATACCAACCCCAAAGATGGTGTAGAAGCAATTAAACAAATCCAAAACCACATTGATCAAATTGGTTTAGGAAGCATCGTTACGATCAGTGGTCGCTACTACGCAATGGATCGCGATCGTCGTTGGGATCGAGTGAAACAAGCCTACGACATCATGACCCAAGATGGATCGGGAGATGGGCGATCGGCAGCAGAAGTGATGTTAGCCTCCTACGAAGAAGGCGTCACCGATGAATTTATTATTCCCATTCGCATTGCCCCAGGCGCAGTTGAATCTGGAGATGGAGTAATCTTCTTCAACTTCCGTCCCGATCGAGCTAGAGAAATTTGTAGTGCCTTCGTGAATCCCAATTTTGATGGGTTTGAAAGGCTACAAATTAGCCACCTTTCCTTTGCTACATTTACCCAATACGACCCAGAATTACCAGTATTGGTGGCTTTTGAACCGCAAAATTTGAGCAACTTACTCGGACAAGTAATTGCCGATCGCGGTTTAAAGCAATTCCGAACCGCAGAAACCGAAAAATATGCCCACGTCACCTACTTCTTTAACGGTGGTCTAGAAGAACCATTCCCTGGAGAAGATCGAGAATTGGTGCAAAGCCCAATGGTGGCAACTTATGATAAAGCACCAGCCATGTCTGCCCAAGCAGTCACCGACGTAGCGATTAGAGCAATTGAAAAACAAATTTACTCTCTGGTAGTAATTAACTACGCTAATCCAGACATGGTAGGGCATACAGGGAAAATGGAAGCCACTGTGCAAGCACTGGAAACCGTTGATACCTGTCTGGGAGGACTGATCGAAAGCATTAACAAAGCTGGCGGCACAGCGATTATTATTGCCGATCACGGTAACGCCGAATATATGTGGGATGAACAAGGAAATCCTTGGACGGCTCACACAACTAACCCGGTTCCCTTTATCCTGGTGGAAGGAGAAGGATTGAAAATTGCCGGACACGGTGCTGAAGTAAATCTGCGAAACGATGGTCGTCTTGCAGATGTAGCTCCGACCATCCTGGAGATTTTGAAACTACCTCAGCCAGCCGAAATGACAGGCCAATCCATGATCGTGCCTGCTCAATTGCAAGTCAAGCCCAATCGTACACCAGTGCGAGTTTCCTAA
- a CDS encoding transaldolase family protein has translation MTIYLDSAIISEAQIAKELGWVKGITTNPTLLAKTDLPVETTLKELAKLTNGPVFYQLMSSELEEMIKEGKKAFEIIGHQTVLKIPATTIGFQAVNHLTSEITCSVTAIYSPAQAAVAKEAGAKYAIAYVNRATKLLGDGIALVREMATILTGSTTEILAASIKSPEEAAASLQAGAHHLTLPLNMLQAIATHQLSQQTVEEFTKNGQGILQNR, from the coding sequence ATGACCATTTATCTCGATTCTGCCATTATTTCCGAAGCTCAAATTGCTAAAGAATTAGGTTGGGTAAAAGGAATTACAACTAACCCAACTCTCTTAGCCAAAACTGATTTACCAGTAGAGACGACACTGAAAGAATTAGCCAAATTAACCAACGGCCCAGTTTTTTATCAATTAATGTCATCCGAACTGGAGGAAATGATTAAAGAAGGAAAAAAAGCTTTTGAGATTATCGGTCATCAAACAGTCCTAAAAATACCCGCTACTACAATTGGCTTCCAAGCTGTTAACCATTTAACGTCAGAAATAACTTGTTCGGTGACAGCAATTTACAGTCCAGCACAAGCAGCAGTAGCCAAAGAAGCAGGCGCAAAATATGCGATCGCATACGTTAATCGCGCTACAAAATTACTAGGTGATGGCATAGCTTTGGTGCGGGAAATGGCAACTATCTTAACAGGTAGCACTACCGAAATACTCGCCGCCAGCATCAAATCACCCGAAGAAGCTGCTGCATCCCTACAAGCTGGGGCACATCACCTCACCCTTCCCTTAAATATGTTGCAAGCGATCGCAACCCATCAATTATCCCAACAAACCGTTGAGGAATTCACCAAAAACGGTCAAGGGATTTTGCAAAATCGGTAA
- a CDS encoding ABC-F family ATP-binding cassette domain-containing protein translates to MLRLEHISKIYPTGEVLKDVNWEVKPGDRIGLVGVNGAGKSTQLKIITGEIEPTAGEVIRPASLHIGYLTQEFEVDPSRTVKEELWRAFGEANNVHEALAQVHRDMETATPEQLDKLIHKMDKLQRQFEALDGYGLDSQIDKILPEMGFETGDGDRLVSAFSGGWQMRMSLAKIILQKPDILLLDEPTNHLDLETIEWLENYLKGLNTPMVIVSHDREFLDRLCTQIVETERGVSTTYLGNYSAYLQQKAENQAAQLSAYERQQKELEKQQAFVDRFRASATRSTQAKSREKQLEKIEKIEAPTGSVRTLHFRFPPAPRSGREVVEIQDLVHTYDDKILFLGAELLIERGDRIAFLGPNGAGKSTILRLIMGMEQPTEGKVSLGAHNVIPGYFEQNQAEALDLSKTVMDTIHDEVPEWKNEEVRTLLGRFLFSGDTVLKKVAALSGGEKARLALAKMLLRPANLLILDEPTNHLDIPAKEMLEEALQNYDGTAIIVSHDRYFISQVANKIVEIRDGEFRIYLGDYHYYLDKIAEEKEQARLAAIEAEKAAKKAAKAAKEAEKKAAAKRK, encoded by the coding sequence ATGCTGCGACTCGAACATATCAGTAAAATCTATCCTACCGGAGAAGTTCTCAAAGATGTTAACTGGGAAGTGAAGCCAGGCGATCGCATCGGATTAGTTGGCGTCAACGGTGCGGGTAAATCTACCCAACTAAAGATTATCACCGGCGAAATCGAACCGACTGCGGGAGAAGTGATCCGTCCCGCCAGTTTGCATATAGGCTACCTCACTCAGGAATTTGAAGTAGACCCCAGTCGCACGGTTAAAGAAGAATTATGGCGTGCTTTTGGGGAAGCGAATAACGTCCACGAAGCACTGGCGCAAGTGCATCGCGATATGGAAACTGCCACCCCAGAACAGTTAGACAAACTTATTCACAAAATGGATAAGTTGCAGCGCCAATTTGAAGCTTTAGATGGCTACGGTTTGGACTCCCAGATTGATAAAATTTTACCAGAAATGGGGTTTGAGACGGGAGATGGCGATCGACTTGTCAGCGCATTTAGCGGCGGTTGGCAAATGCGAATGAGTTTAGCCAAAATTATCCTGCAAAAACCCGATATATTGTTACTGGACGAACCGACTAACCATTTAGATTTAGAGACGATCGAATGGTTGGAAAATTACCTAAAAGGGTTAAATACTCCAATGGTAATTGTTTCTCACGACCGAGAATTTTTGGATCGTCTTTGTACTCAAATCGTCGAAACAGAAAGGGGAGTTTCCACCACATATTTAGGTAACTATTCTGCTTATCTACAACAAAAAGCAGAAAACCAAGCCGCACAACTTAGTGCTTACGAAAGACAACAAAAAGAATTAGAAAAACAGCAAGCATTCGTCGATCGTTTCCGCGCTAGTGCCACCCGCAGCACCCAAGCCAAAAGCAGGGAAAAGCAATTAGAAAAAATTGAAAAAATTGAGGCACCGACAGGTTCAGTCAGAACTTTACATTTCCGTTTTCCACCCGCACCCCGCAGTGGTCGTGAAGTAGTAGAAATTCAAGATTTGGTGCATACTTACGATGACAAAATCCTCTTTTTGGGTGCAGAATTGTTAATTGAAAGAGGCGATCGCATTGCGTTTCTCGGCCCCAACGGTGCTGGTAAATCTACTATACTACGCCTAATTATGGGGATGGAACAACCCACAGAAGGTAAAGTTAGTTTAGGCGCTCATAACGTTATTCCCGGATATTTTGAACAAAATCAAGCAGAAGCTTTGGATTTATCCAAAACAGTAATGGATACCATCCATGATGAAGTACCTGAGTGGAAAAACGAAGAAGTTCGCACTCTGTTAGGTCGTTTCCTATTCAGCGGCGATACGGTATTAAAGAAAGTAGCTGCTCTCAGTGGCGGTGAAAAAGCTCGTCTCGCTCTTGCTAAAATGCTGTTGCGTCCGGCTAACTTACTAATATTAGATGAGCCGACTAACCATTTAGATATTCCAGCGAAAGAAATGCTGGAAGAAGCACTACAAAATTATGATGGCACGGCTATTATAGTTTCCCACGATCGTTATTTTATCTCCCAAGTTGCCAACAAAATCGTGGAAATTCGCGATGGAGAATTTCGCATTTATTTGGGAGATTATCATTACTACCTCGATAAAATTGCCGAAGAAAAGGAACAAGCCAGATTAGCAGCAATTGAGGCAGAAAAAGCTGCTAAAAAAGCAGCCAAAGCTGCTAAAGAAGCCGAAAAGAAAGCTGCTGCCAAACGGAAATAA
- a CDS encoding glycosyltransferase family 4 protein, with product MHIAWLGKKSPFCGNVTYSREVTNALLTNHRVSFLHFAQEESVGDIWPGCPEVPLPFLYKSQVYTIPTFKSSKVLMESLRGLKPDLIHASLTLSPLDFLLPEICEELSLPLVATFHTPYARKGAKFKSGTQFLAYQLYAPFLANYDQVIVFSEIQRELLVKMGVSAPQVAVIPNGVDVEKYSPGPSNLKSEFNAERIFVYQGRIAPEKNVEALLRAWRQAKMGPQCKLLIVGDGPLRLALEPFYDEEQGIIWLGYVADEQRRIDILRGADVFILPSLAEGLSLSLLEAMACGVACVATDVGADGEVLEDGAGIIVNPQRVKTELQTFLPLLRDHPEFTARLGQKARARVVERYTLRRNIAQLEKLYDQVLEQRKFLFSRHA from the coding sequence ATGCACATCGCTTGGCTTGGAAAAAAATCGCCCTTTTGTGGCAATGTCACCTACAGTCGGGAAGTCACCAACGCTTTACTAACTAACCATCGGGTTAGCTTCCTGCACTTTGCACAAGAAGAATCAGTTGGGGATATCTGGCCCGGGTGTCCAGAAGTACCCCTGCCATTTTTATACAAATCCCAGGTTTATACGATTCCCACATTTAAATCAAGTAAAGTCCTAATGGAGTCCCTTCGCGGACTCAAACCAGACTTAATACACGCTTCCCTCACCCTATCACCCCTTGATTTCTTACTGCCGGAAATTTGCGAGGAACTAAGTCTACCTCTAGTGGCAACTTTCCACACTCCCTATGCTCGCAAAGGGGCCAAATTCAAATCTGGCACCCAATTTCTGGCTTACCAACTCTACGCTCCTTTTTTAGCCAACTACGACCAAGTAATTGTCTTTTCAGAAATTCAGCGAGAGTTATTAGTCAAAATGGGCGTATCCGCTCCCCAAGTAGCGGTGATCCCTAATGGGGTAGATGTGGAAAAATATTCCCCCGGGCCTTCTAACTTAAAATCAGAATTCAATGCAGAGCGCATCTTTGTTTACCAGGGTCGCATCGCTCCGGAAAAAAATGTGGAAGCTTTACTCAGAGCGTGGCGACAGGCCAAAATGGGGCCGCAATGCAAGTTACTGATCGTGGGAGATGGCCCATTACGTCTAGCTTTAGAGCCATTTTACGATGAGGAACAAGGTATTATTTGGCTGGGATATGTGGCAGACGAACAGCGACGCATTGACATCTTGCGGGGCGCGGATGTATTTATCTTGCCTTCTTTGGCAGAAGGTTTATCTCTTTCCCTGTTGGAGGCAATGGCTTGTGGTGTAGCTTGCGTGGCTACAGATGTAGGCGCAGATGGAGAAGTTTTAGAAGATGGAGCAGGTATCATTGTTAATCCCCAAAGGGTAAAAACAGAGTTACAAACTTTTTTACCTTTACTGCGAGATCATCCAGAATTTACTGCTCGATTGGGGCAGAAAGCAAGAGCAAGAGTAGTAGAGCGCTATACTCTCAGACGCAATATTGCCCAGTTAGAAAAACTCTACGACCAAGTTTTAGAACAGCGGAAATTTTTATTTAGCCGTCACGCTTGA
- the nirB gene encoding nitrite reductase large subunit NirB, with amino-acid sequence MTAKKNLIVIGNGMVGHKFLELAIAKGVTQNWNVITFCEEPRVAYDRVNLSKFFAGKTAADLSLVEPGLYHENGIEIHIGDRVVSINRAEKTVTSANGLTISYDKIVLATGSYPFVPPIKGNKATGTFVYRTIEDLEAISAYAKNCEVGVVVGGGLLGLEAANALQNLGLKTHVVEFAPRLMPVQIDDIGGMILRNKIEELGISVYTSKSTTEIVSENGRVVKMLFADGTELETDTIVFSAGIRPRDELARQCGLAIGERGGIIINNYCQTSDPDIYAIGECALYQNQTYGLVAPGYTMAGVVADIFNNTTIGQFTGADMSTKLKLLGVDVASFGDAFARTPDAKEIAITDTVQGIYKKLVIDKNGTHLLGGILIGDASAYGTLLQFVQNQITLPPHPEDLLMPPREGKPAVAAMGVESLPDTAQICSCNNISKADICTAIRENKLTDIGSVKKCTKAGTGCGGCVPLVTDILKSEMKKAGLVVKNHLCEHFPYSRQELYHLLRFHKIKTFDDLIQQHGKGLGCEICKPAVASMLASTWNEHVLTPTHVSLQDTNDYYLANIQKDGTYSVVPRVPGGEITPEKLIVLGEVAKEFNLYTKITGGQRIDLFGARVDQLPLIWQRLVDAGFESGHAYGKALRTVKSCVGSTWCRFGVQDSTSLAIEVELRYRGLRAPHKLKSAVSGCTRECAEAQSKDFGIIATEKGWNLYVCGNGGIKPQHAQLLAADVDKETLIKYIDRFLIFYIRTADRLERTATWFNKLEGGIEYLKQVIVEDSLGICAELESQMEHLVKTYQCEWKATIEDPEKVQRFRHFVNSDEPDPSLSYVEERGQKRPATEQEKALVGNLVG; translated from the coding sequence ATGACTGCCAAAAAGAACTTAATTGTTATCGGCAACGGAATGGTAGGACACAAGTTCCTCGAATTAGCGATCGCAAAAGGCGTTACGCAGAATTGGAACGTAATTACCTTCTGTGAAGAACCGCGAGTTGCCTACGATCGCGTTAATCTCAGTAAATTCTTTGCCGGAAAAACTGCGGCAGATTTATCTTTAGTCGAACCTGGATTATATCACGAAAACGGTATTGAAATCCATATTGGCGATCGAGTAGTTTCCATTAACCGCGCCGAAAAAACTGTTACTTCAGCTAACGGTTTAACTATTTCCTACGATAAAATTGTTTTAGCGACAGGTTCATATCCCTTCGTACCGCCAATTAAAGGAAATAAAGCTACAGGTACATTTGTTTATCGGACAATCGAAGATTTAGAAGCAATATCTGCATACGCTAAAAATTGCGAAGTTGGCGTAGTAGTTGGTGGTGGATTATTAGGATTAGAAGCAGCAAACGCACTGCAAAATCTCGGTTTAAAAACTCACGTTGTAGAATTTGCACCCCGCCTCATGCCAGTGCAAATTGATGATATCGGTGGAATGATTCTTCGCAATAAAATAGAAGAATTAGGAATATCGGTATATACCAGCAAATCTACCACCGAAATTGTCAGCGAAAATGGCAGAGTGGTAAAAATGCTATTCGCTGACGGCACTGAGTTAGAAACAGATACGATCGTCTTTTCTGCCGGAATTCGCCCCCGCGACGAACTTGCCAGACAATGCGGATTAGCGATCGGAGAAAGAGGCGGTATTATCATCAATAATTACTGCCAAACATCAGATCCAGACATCTACGCGATCGGAGAATGCGCCCTTTACCAGAACCAAACTTACGGCTTAGTAGCACCAGGCTACACGATGGCAGGAGTCGTAGCGGACATTTTCAACAATACCACGATCGGCCAATTTACTGGCGCGGATATGTCCACCAAACTCAAATTATTGGGAGTGGACGTTGCCAGCTTCGGAGATGCCTTTGCCAGAACACCCGATGCTAAAGAAATTGCCATTACCGATACCGTTCAAGGCATATACAAAAAGTTAGTAATCGACAAAAATGGCACTCATTTATTAGGTGGAATTCTCATCGGTGATGCTTCCGCTTATGGTACGCTACTGCAATTCGTCCAAAATCAAATAACTTTACCACCCCATCCCGAAGACTTGCTAATGCCACCCCGCGAAGGCAAACCCGCAGTCGCCGCGATGGGAGTAGAAAGTCTACCCGATACTGCCCAAATTTGCTCTTGCAATAATATCAGTAAAGCAGATATTTGTACCGCTATCCGCGAAAACAAGCTTACCGATATCGGTAGCGTCAAAAAATGTACGAAAGCCGGAACTGGCTGCGGTGGTTGTGTACCTCTGGTAACGGATATCCTAAAATCAGAGATGAAGAAAGCCGGATTAGTGGTAAAAAATCATCTCTGCGAACACTTCCCCTATTCCCGTCAAGAATTATATCATTTGTTGCGATTCCATAAAATCAAAACTTTCGATGATTTAATTCAACAACACGGTAAAGGATTGGGGTGCGAAATTTGCAAACCTGCCGTCGCTTCCATGCTGGCTTCCACTTGGAACGAACACGTTTTGACACCCACCCACGTCAGTTTGCAAGATACCAACGATTACTATCTAGCCAACATTCAAAAAGACGGTACTTACTCAGTAGTTCCCAGAGTTCCCGGTGGAGAAATTACACCAGAAAAACTAATTGTTTTGGGAGAAGTCGCCAAAGAATTCAATCTCTATACCAAAATTACTGGCGGACAACGCATCGATTTATTTGGTGCTAGAGTAGACCAATTACCATTAATTTGGCAGCGCTTAGTAGATGCGGGATTTGAATCGGGACACGCTTACGGCAAAGCACTGCGAACTGTCAAATCTTGCGTCGGTAGTACCTGGTGTCGCTTTGGGGTGCAAGATTCTACAAGTTTGGCGATCGAAGTAGAATTACGCTATCGTGGTTTGAGAGCGCCACACAAATTAAAATCTGCCGTCTCCGGTTGCACTCGCGAATGTGCGGAAGCACAAAGTAAAGATTTCGGAATAATTGCTACCGAAAAAGGTTGGAATTTGTACGTTTGCGGTAATGGTGGCATTAAACCGCAACACGCGCAATTACTAGCCGCAGATGTGGATAAAGAAACGCTGATTAAATATATCGATCGCTTTTTAATATTCTACATCCGCACTGCCGATCGATTGGAACGTACTGCTACTTGGTTTAACAAATTAGAAGGTGGTATCGAATATCTGAAACAAGTGATCGTTGAAGATTCCCTCGGCATTTGTGCCGAATTAGAATCACAAATGGAACACCTTGTCAAGACCTATCAATGCGAATGGAAAGCTACCATTGAAGACCCAGAAAAAGTACAGCGTTTCCGTCATTTCGTAAATTCCGACGAACCAGATCCCAGTTTATCTTATGTAGAAGAACGAGGTCAAAAGCGTCCGGCAACGGAACAAGAAAAAGCTTTAGTTGGTAATCTAGTAGGGTAA
- a CDS encoding APC family permease, translating into MTDNLPIPNSSNQSVSGLKSECLSFPEIIAQSVANVAPTATPAINIALVFASAGNSTWLGFIIASIGTVFIGLCINQFASRSASPGSLYSYVAMGLGSTLGVLSGWSLLLAYLFTGMVVQTAFSNFTNVVLSNIGIEFSPLFLFAICAGTGWYFAYKNIELSTKLMLILEVISLGLIFLVFAIFFLKNGFTIDMEQLTLKDTKPNMMIVGLVLAFFSYVGFESATSLGEEAKKPLKNIPYAVFLTPIICGFLFVSASYIEVLAFRNSSTPLEQSHAPLNDIATMSGVGFLGMIITLAILVNVFSCIIASINAGGRILFTMARHGIFHDAIGQAHSNNKTPHVAITMLSIFMFIVPASMSLFGLKILDIMTYMATMATYGFLLTYVLVAVAAPVYLYKQGNLKIFDILVGVFAVSFMLIPIVGSLYPVPPYPFNVFPYLFLMYLLVGVAWFVILRLTSPEIIDNMEDELEKIHLKFSELKKI; encoded by the coding sequence ATGACAGATAATTTACCAATACCTAATTCAAGTAATCAAAGTGTTTCTGGTTTAAAATCAGAATGTCTTTCTTTCCCAGAAATTATTGCTCAGTCAGTTGCCAACGTTGCACCCACTGCCACCCCTGCGATTAACATAGCTCTTGTATTTGCCAGCGCTGGCAACTCTACATGGTTAGGTTTTATCATCGCTTCCATCGGTACGGTATTTATTGGTCTTTGCATTAACCAGTTTGCCAGTCGTTCCGCCTCTCCCGGTTCTCTTTATTCTTACGTTGCAATGGGACTTGGTTCTACCTTAGGCGTTCTTTCCGGATGGAGCCTTTTGCTGGCTTATCTATTTACGGGAATGGTAGTTCAAACAGCATTTAGTAATTTTACCAATGTTGTACTTAGTAATATCGGAATAGAATTTTCTCCCTTATTTTTATTTGCTATATGTGCAGGTACTGGTTGGTATTTTGCTTATAAGAATATCGAATTATCAACCAAGTTAATGCTGATATTGGAAGTTATTTCCCTTGGGTTAATATTTCTAGTGTTTGCCATTTTCTTTTTGAAAAATGGCTTTACTATTGACATGGAACAACTGACGCTCAAAGATACCAAGCCAAACATGATGATAGTTGGGCTCGTGCTGGCTTTCTTCAGTTACGTGGGCTTTGAAAGTGCAACTTCTTTGGGGGAGGAAGCTAAAAAACCTTTAAAAAATATACCTTATGCAGTATTTTTAACCCCCATAATTTGCGGCTTCTTGTTTGTTTCTGCTAGCTACATTGAAGTGCTTGCCTTTAGAAATTCTTCCACTCCTCTAGAGCAGAGTCATGCTCCCCTCAACGACATTGCTACTATGAGCGGAGTAGGATTTTTAGGAATGATAATTACCCTAGCCATCTTAGTTAACGTATTTAGTTGCATTATTGCCTCGATCAATGCAGGAGGCAGGATTTTGTTTACAATGGCTAGACACGGTATATTTCACGATGCGATCGGTCAAGCACATAGTAACAACAAAACGCCTCACGTAGCCATCACGATGTTATCTATTTTCATGTTTATCGTTCCCGCATCAATGTCATTATTTGGTCTAAAAATATTAGATATCATGACATATATGGCAACGATGGCTACCTATGGATTTCTGCTGACTTATGTTTTGGTAGCGGTAGCTGCTCCCGTATATCTTTATAAACAGGGAAACTTGAAAATATTCGATATCTTAGTCGGAGTTTTCGCCGTTTCTTTTATGCTCATACCGATCGTAGGCAGCTTATATCCCGTCCCCCCATATCCATTTAATGTTTTCCCTTACTTATTCCTGATGTATCTCCTGGTGGGTGTCGCATGGTTCGTGATTCTTCGTCTTACTTCCCCAGAAATTATTGACAACATGGAAGATGAATTAGAAAAAATTCACCTCAAATTTAGCGAACTGAAAAAGATTTAA